In Moritella sp. F3, one DNA window encodes the following:
- a CDS encoding MOSC domain-containing protein — protein sequence ERFDQNDMARRLQDTLRTGWNFRVLEEGDIGAGDEIILCERPYPEWPLTRIMGAVFTGCLDKQELKELAELPLVESWGALIE from the coding sequence CGAGAGATTCGATCAAAATGATATGGCAAGAAGGCTGCAAGATACGCTAAGAACTGGCTGGAATTTCCGTGTATTGGAAGAGGGGGATATCGGTGCTGGAGATGAGATCATTCTATGTGAAAGACCTTATCCAGAATGGCCGTTAACACGCATCATGGGGGCGGTGTTCACAGGTTGTTTGGATAAACAAGAGCTTAAAGAACTGGCGGAGCTACCTTTAGTCGAATCTTGGGGAGCACTTATAGAG